From a single Funiculus sociatus GB2-C1 genomic region:
- a CDS encoding DUF3493 domain-containing protein, with translation MAPNLKNRNSNSRNNQRVDPELYKRLKAEAASPYRGLRQFVYVACGASGFIGGVVFFAQLAAGKEIASAIPNLGLQIGVVALMVWLFRLEQKAERK, from the coding sequence ATGGCACCAAATTTAAAAAATCGTAATAGTAATAGCAGAAACAATCAGCGAGTTGATCCTGAACTATATAAGCGCCTGAAAGCCGAAGCAGCCTCTCCCTACCGGGGTTTGAGGCAATTTGTTTACGTGGCGTGCGGTGCCTCTGGCTTCATTGGCGGAGTTGTTTTCTTCGCCCAATTAGCAGCAGGAAAGGAAATCGCCTCAGCCATTCCGAACTTGGGGCTACAAATTGGCGTTGTTGCCTTGATGGTTTGGCTGTTTCGCTTAGAGCAAAAAGCTGAACGTAAGTAA
- the recA gene encoding recombinase RecA: MAIQITNNPDKEKALSLVLNQIERSFGKGAIMRLGDATRMRVETIPSGALTLDLALGGGLPKGRVIEIYGPESSGKTTVALHAIAEVQRSGGVAAFVDAEHALDPAYAAVLGVDIENLLVSQPDNGESALEIVDQLVRSAAVDIVVVDSVAALVPRAEIEGEMGDSHMGLQARLMSQALRKITGNIGKSGCTVVFLNQLRQKIGVTYGNPETTTGGNALKFYASVRLDIRRIQTLKKGNEEFGIRAKVKIAKNKVAPPFRIAEFDIIFGKGISTLGCLVDLAEQTGVITRKGAWYSYNGDNIAQGRDNSIKYLEDNSELIKDIEQKVRQKLEMGAVVAANTVSRVDAEDVDVDDEMLEED; the protein is encoded by the coding sequence ATGGCTATCCAAATCACGAACAATCCCGACAAGGAAAAAGCCCTGAGCCTGGTGCTAAACCAAATTGAGCGTAGCTTTGGCAAGGGAGCAATCATGCGCTTGGGCGATGCAACTCGCATGAGGGTAGAGACGATCCCCAGCGGTGCGCTGACCCTGGACTTAGCCTTGGGCGGCGGCTTGCCGAAGGGGCGGGTGATTGAAATCTATGGCCCGGAAAGTTCTGGTAAAACAACTGTTGCTCTGCACGCGATCGCGGAAGTCCAAAGATCGGGTGGTGTCGCTGCCTTTGTCGATGCCGAACACGCTCTTGACCCCGCTTATGCCGCCGTACTGGGCGTTGATATTGAAAATCTCCTAGTTTCCCAACCTGATAATGGCGAATCTGCCCTAGAAATCGTCGATCAGTTGGTTCGTTCTGCTGCCGTTGACATTGTGGTTGTTGACTCCGTTGCTGCCTTAGTGCCTCGCGCTGAAATTGAAGGCGAAATGGGCGACTCTCACATGGGCTTACAAGCACGCTTGATGAGCCAAGCCCTTCGTAAAATCACTGGGAACATTGGTAAATCGGGCTGCACGGTAGTTTTCCTTAACCAGCTGCGGCAAAAGATTGGCGTTACCTACGGCAACCCAGAAACCACCACTGGAGGCAATGCCCTGAAGTTCTACGCTTCAGTTCGTCTGGATATTCGGCGGATTCAAACCCTGAAAAAAGGCAATGAAGAATTCGGTATCCGTGCCAAAGTCAAAATCGCCAAAAATAAAGTTGCCCCTCCTTTCCGCATCGCGGAATTTGACATTATCTTTGGCAAGGGTATTTCGACACTAGGCTGTTTGGTTGACCTCGCCGAACAAACTGGAGTGATTACCCGTAAGGGAGCCTGGTACAGCTACAACGGTGACAACATCGCCCAAGGTCGGGATAACAGCATTAAGTACCTGGAAGACAACTCCGAACTTATTAAAGATATTGAGCAGAAAGTGCGTCAAAAACTTGAAATGGGAGCTGTGGTTGCAGCAAATACCGTCTCGCGAGTTGACGCTGAAGACGTGGATGTAGACGATGAAATGCTAGAGGAAGATTAA
- a CDS encoding FHA domain-containing protein: MVVPAEALPKIEFIAYMELEQRLGLYQVFLKLYEHHHGLLDEILKLENTGNKFVNGLAPRYIQGVVQDRQVYLVTNLVDAKTQMLFQPQGVWTLGRSRQAAMPIADRRLSRQHAVIQYIEDDGFYLVDLNSTNGTFVNGEPVYQRILLKDGDRIRLGSLAFSFFFGSNTVMLGNVPPYLIAELNAISNAQASDTPEDAEAPTSSIKSRDKQTNHPRDTSIFLKSSDINDELIASAIEPQLSPRQQSEILDRFFSRRISDAGTQK, from the coding sequence ATGGTCGTACCAGCAGAAGCCTTACCTAAAATTGAGTTCATCGCATACATGGAACTAGAACAACGCTTGGGTCTGTATCAGGTATTCCTTAAGCTCTACGAGCATCATCATGGTTTACTAGATGAGATCCTCAAGCTGGAAAATACGGGCAACAAATTTGTAAACGGGCTTGCACCTCGGTATATCCAAGGTGTCGTGCAAGATCGGCAAGTGTATCTGGTTACAAACTTAGTGGACGCTAAAACCCAGATGTTGTTTCAGCCGCAGGGGGTCTGGACGTTGGGAAGGTCGCGCCAGGCTGCTATGCCAATTGCCGATCGGCGGTTGTCTCGTCAACACGCAGTTATTCAATATATTGAAGACGATGGTTTTTATTTGGTTGACCTCAACAGTACAAATGGTACTTTTGTCAATGGGGAACCAGTTTATCAACGAATTCTTCTCAAGGATGGCGATCGCATCCGTCTCGGCAGTCTTGCTTTTTCCTTCTTTTTCGGCAGCAACACCGTTATGCTGGGCAATGTCCCTCCATACTTAATAGCGGAACTCAACGCTATCTCCAATGCACAAGCATCTGACACCCCAGAAGATGCAGAGGCACCTACATCTTCTATAAAATCTAGAGACAAGCAAACTAATCATCCCAGAGATACTTCAATCTTCCTGAAATCATCAGATATCAATGATGAGCTAATAGCTTCTGCTATAGAGCCTCAGTTAAGCCCCAGACAACAGTCAGAAATTTTAGACCGCTTTTTCAGCAGGCGAATTTCAGATGCTGGTACTCAGAAATAG